One region of Priestia megaterium genomic DNA includes:
- the gvpT gene encoding YtxH domain-containing protein, whose amino-acid sequence MATETKLDNTQAENKGNKNTENGSKEKNDSKASKATSSGPIKRAVAGGIIGATIGYVSTPENRKSLLDRIDTDELKSKASDLGTKVKEKSKSSVASLKTSAGSLFKKDKDKSKDDEENVNSSSSETEDDNVQEYDELKEENQTLQDRLSQLEEKMNMLVELSLNKNQNEEAEDTDSDEEENDENEENEQDDENEEETSKPRKKNKKEEEQEEEEESESDEDSEEEEEDSRSNKKNKKVKTEEEDEEEESEEEKKEAKPKKSTAKKSKNTKAKKNTDEEDDDATSLSSEDDTTA is encoded by the coding sequence ATGGCAACTGAAACAAAATTAGATAACACACAGGCAGAAAACAAGGGAAATAAAAATACGGAAAACGGTTCAAAAGAAAAGAACGATTCAAAAGCAAGCAAAGCAACAAGCAGCGGGCCAATCAAACGAGCGGTCGCAGGAGGCATCATCGGTGCAACGATTGGATATGTATCGACTCCTGAAAATCGAAAAAGTCTCCTTGACCGCATTGATACAGACGAATTAAAAAGCAAAGCATCTGATTTAGGAACAAAGGTGAAAGAAAAATCAAAAAGCAGCGTGGCCAGCCTGAAAACATCTGCGGGAAGCTTGTTTAAAAAAGATAAAGATAAATCAAAAGATGATGAAGAAAACGTAAATTCTTCTAGTAGCGAAACAGAAGACGATAACGTTCAAGAGTACGACGAGTTAAAAGAAGAAAACCAAACGCTTCAAGACCGTTTATCACAGCTTGAAGAAAAAATGAACATGCTTGTTGAGCTTAGCCTCAATAAAAATCAAAATGAAGAAGCGGAAGATACAGATTCCGACGAAGAAGAGAACGATGAGAACGAGGAAAACGAGCAGGACGATGAAAACGAAGAAGAAACATCTAAGCCTCGTAAAAAGAACAAAAAAGAAGAGGAGCAAGAAGAGGAAGAAGAAAGTGAAAGTGACGAAGACAGCGAGGAAGAAGAGGAAGATTCTCGTTCAAACAAAAAAAATAAAAAAGTAAAAACAGAAGAAGAAGACGAAGAAGAGGAAAGTGAAGAAGAAAAAAAGGAAGCGAAACCAAAAAAGTCAACAGCTAAAAAATCAAAAAATACAAAAGCAAAGAAAAACACGGATGAAGAAGATGATGACGCAACATCTCTTTCTAGTGAAGACGATACAACAGCCTAA
- a CDS encoding GNAT family N-acetyltransferase, translated as MIEKVVPLTAENIQQCIDLYLDVFTKKPWNEPWTEESAKERLTDLLNTPKFIGYLFYDQGELIGMIAGHAKKSYSGMTFYVAELCVSASVQGKGYGSAILSRFENELQRHDINSLYLLTATGGAAQAFYERNGYTVNDQRVVLKKSFV; from the coding sequence ATGATCGAAAAAGTAGTACCTCTCACTGCAGAGAATATACAGCAGTGCATTGACTTGTATCTAGATGTATTTACAAAAAAGCCTTGGAATGAACCATGGACGGAAGAATCAGCTAAAGAAAGGCTGACTGATCTACTGAACACGCCTAAATTTATAGGCTATTTATTTTATGACCAAGGAGAGTTGATTGGAATGATTGCAGGTCACGCGAAAAAATCATACAGCGGTATGACCTTTTACGTGGCCGAGCTTTGCGTCAGTGCAAGCGTGCAAGGAAAAGGATATGGTTCAGCTATCTTAAGCCGGTTTGAGAACGAACTTCAAAGACACGATATCAACAGCTTGTATCTCTTAACGGCGACTGGAGGAGCTGCACAGGCTTTTTATGAAAGAAACGGCTATACTGTAAATGATCAGCGGGTCGTCTTGAAAAAATCGTTTGTATAA
- a CDS encoding gas vesicle protein K encodes MQPVSQANGRIHLDPDKAEQGLAQLVMTVIELLRQIVERHAMRRVEGGTLTDEQIENLGIALMNLEEKMDELKEVFGLDAEDLNIDLGPLGSLL; translated from the coding sequence ATGCAACCGGTCAGCCAAGCAAATGGACGAATCCACTTGGATCCCGATAAAGCTGAACAAGGCTTAGCGCAGCTTGTGATGACAGTTATTGAGCTATTGAGGCAAATCGTTGAACGTCATGCCATGAGGCGGGTGGAGGGTGGAACGTTGACGGACGAACAAATTGAAAACTTAGGAATTGCACTAATGAACTTGGAAGAAAAAATGGACGAGTTGAAAGAGGTGTTCGGTCTGGACGCAGAAGATTTAAATATTGATCTTGGACCGCTAGGCAGCCTGCTTTAA
- a CDS encoding GvpL/GvpF family gas vesicle protein, producing the protein MSETNETGIYIFSAIQTDKDEDFGSVEVEGTKAETFLIRYKDAAMVAAEVPMKIYHPNRQNLLMHQHAVAAIMDKNDTVIPISFGNVFKSKEDVKVLLENLYPQFEKLFPAIKGKIEVGLKVIGKKEWLEKKVNENPELEKVSASVKGKSEAAGYYERIQLGGMAQKMFTSLQKEVKTDVFSPLEEAAEAAKANEPTGETMLLNASFLINREDEAKFDEKVNEAHENWKDKADFHYSGPWPAYNFVNIRLKVEEK; encoded by the coding sequence ATGAGTGAAACAAACGAAACGGGCATTTATATTTTTAGCGCCATTCAAACGGATAAAGACGAAGATTTTGGATCGGTAGAAGTAGAAGGAACAAAAGCTGAAACGTTTTTGATTCGCTACAAAGACGCGGCTATGGTAGCAGCTGAAGTGCCGATGAAAATTTATCATCCTAATCGCCAAAATTTATTAATGCATCAACACGCAGTAGCAGCGATTATGGACAAGAACGATACGGTTATTCCAATCAGCTTTGGGAATGTATTCAAATCAAAAGAAGACGTAAAAGTTCTTTTAGAAAACCTTTATCCGCAGTTTGAAAAGCTGTTTCCAGCGATCAAAGGAAAAATTGAAGTCGGCTTAAAAGTAATTGGGAAAAAAGAATGGCTTGAGAAAAAAGTGAACGAAAATCCTGAACTTGAAAAAGTATCAGCATCCGTAAAAGGAAAATCAGAAGCAGCCGGTTATTATGAGCGTATTCAGCTTGGAGGAATGGCTCAAAAGATGTTTACTTCCCTGCAAAAAGAAGTCAAGACAGATGTGTTTTCTCCGCTTGAAGAAGCAGCGGAAGCAGCAAAAGCAAATGAGCCGACGGGCGAAACGATGCTTTTAAACGCTTCTTTCTTAATTAACCGAGAAGATGAAGCGAAGTTTGATGAAAAAGTGAATGAAGCGCATGAAAACTGGAAAGACAAAGCCGATTTTCATTACAGCGGTCCTTGGCCTGCTTATAACTTTGTGAACATTCGCCTAAAAGTAGAAGAGAAATAA
- the gvpN gene encoding gas vesicle protein GvpN: MTVLTDKRKKGSGAFIQDDETKEVLSRALSYLKSGYSIHFTGPAGGGKTSLARALAKKRKRPVMLMHGNHELNNKDLIGDFTGYTSKKVIDQYVRSVYKKDEQVSENWQDGRLLEAVKNGYTLIYDEFTRSKPATNNIFLSILEEGVLPLYGVKMTDPFVRVHPDFRVIFTSNPAEYAGVYDTQDALLDRLITMFIDYKDIDRETAILTEKTDVEEDEARTIVTLVANVRNRSGDENSSGLSLRASLMIATLATQQDIAIDGDDEDFQTLCMDILHHSLTKCLDEKNAKSKAEKIILEECKNIDTEEK; the protein is encoded by the coding sequence ATGACCGTCTTAACAGACAAAAGGAAAAAAGGCAGTGGCGCTTTTATACAAGATGACGAGACAAAAGAGGTTCTTTCAAGAGCGCTGAGCTATTTAAAATCCGGCTATTCCATTCATTTTACAGGCCCTGCCGGCGGAGGCAAAACCTCTTTAGCACGAGCGCTTGCTAAAAAGAGAAAGCGTCCTGTAATGCTGATGCACGGGAATCACGAGCTCAACAACAAAGATTTAATTGGCGATTTTACGGGCTATACGAGCAAAAAAGTAATCGACCAGTATGTTCGTTCTGTTTATAAAAAAGATGAACAAGTAAGTGAAAACTGGCAGGATGGACGGTTGCTTGAAGCCGTAAAAAACGGCTATACGCTGATTTACGACGAATTTACTCGGTCTAAGCCTGCGACGAATAATATCTTTCTATCAATATTAGAAGAAGGCGTGCTGCCGCTGTATGGAGTGAAAATGACCGATCCTTTTGTACGCGTGCACCCCGATTTCCGCGTCATCTTCACAAGCAACCCAGCTGAGTATGCTGGCGTGTATGATACGCAAGATGCGCTTCTTGACAGGTTAATTACTATGTTTATTGATTATAAAGACATCGACAGAGAGACAGCGATTTTAACGGAGAAAACGGACGTAGAAGAAGACGAAGCGCGCACAATTGTAACGCTCGTAGCAAACGTGCGAAACCGCTCTGGAGACGAAAACAGCAGCGGACTTAGCCTGCGGGCTTCGCTTATGATCGCTACCCTTGCTACGCAGCAAGACATTGCTATCGATGGAGATGATGAAGATTTTCAAACGTTATGTATGGATATTCTGCATCATTCGCTTACCAAATGTTTAGACGAGAAAAATGCAAAAAGCAAAGCCGAAAAAATCATTTTAGAAGAGTGTAAGAATATAGACACTGAAGAAAAGTAA
- the gvpO gene encoding gas vesicle protein GvpO, translating to MEIKKIMQAVNDFFAENVAPPHKITSVEATEDEGWRVIVEVIEEREYMKKYAKDEMLGTYECFLNKEKEVISFKRLDVRYRSAIGIEA from the coding sequence ATGGAAATTAAAAAAATTATGCAAGCCGTGAACGACTTTTTTGCTGAAAACGTAGCTCCTCCTCATAAAATTACCTCGGTGGAAGCTACTGAAGATGAAGGCTGGAGAGTTATTGTTGAAGTCATTGAAGAACGAGAATATATGAAAAAATACGCCAAAGATGAAATGCTTGGAACATACGAGTGCTTTTTAAATAAAGAAAAAGAAGTCATTTCATTCAAACGACTCGACGTCAGATATAGAAGCGCCATTGGCATTGAAGCATAA
- a CDS encoding GvpL/GvpF family gas vesicle protein yields MGELLYLYGLIPTKEAAAREPFPSYKGFDGEHSLYPITIDQVTAVVSKLDADAYSEEVIKEKMEQDMSWLQEKAFHHHETVAALYEEFTIIPLKFCTIYKSKESLQAAIELNKEKLENSLTLLQGNEEWNVKIYCDDKELKKGISETNESVKAKKEEISHLSPGRQFFEKKKIDQLIERELELHKNKVCEEIHDKLKELSLYDSVKKNWSKDVTGAAEQMAWNSVFLLPSLQITKFVNEIEELQQKLENKGWKFEVTGPWPPYHFSSFA; encoded by the coding sequence ATGGGAGAATTACTGTATTTATACGGTTTAATTCCAACAAAAGAAGCAGCAGCCAGAGAGCCGTTTCCATCTTATAAAGGGTTTGACGGAGAACATTCACTGTACCCAATAACGATTGATCAGGTGACGGCTGTCGTTTCTAAGCTGGATGCTGACGCCTATTCAGAAGAAGTGATTAAAGAAAAAATGGAGCAGGATATGAGCTGGCTGCAGGAAAAAGCATTTCATCATCACGAAACGGTAGCCGCTTTGTACGAAGAATTTACGATCATTCCATTAAAATTTTGCACCATTTATAAAAGTAAAGAAAGTCTGCAAGCAGCTATTGAGCTTAACAAAGAAAAGCTAGAGAATTCACTGACGCTGCTTCAAGGAAATGAAGAGTGGAACGTGAAGATTTACTGTGATGATAAAGAGCTTAAAAAAGGAATCAGCGAAACGAATGAAAGCGTGAAAGCGAAAAAAGAAGAAATTAGTCACTTATCACCAGGAAGACAGTTTTTTGAAAAGAAAAAAATAGATCAGCTGATTGAAAGAGAATTAGAACTTCACAAAAACAAAGTGTGTGAAGAGATACATGACAAGCTCAAAGAACTGTCGCTTTATGACTCTGTTAAAAAGAATTGGAGCAAGGACGTAACGGGCGCGGCTGAACAAATGGCGTGGAACAGCGTGTTTCTTCTTCCGTCTCTGCAGATCACTAAGTTTGTAAACGAAATAGAAGAGCTTCAGCAAAAGCTTGAAAATAAAGGCTGGAAATTTGAAGTGACGGGACCATGGCCGCCCTATCATTTCTCGAGCTTTGCGTAA
- a CDS encoding aldo/keto reductase: protein MKYHTIANTDLHVSNLIMGNMRLTELSLQEAEKLIRTAMEEEINFFDHADIYGPDYVGQCEEYFANAIQMNPSLREKMVIQSKCGINAAENYYDFSKKHIIDSVNGSLERLKTDYLDLLLLHRPDPLMDPEEVAEAFNELQNSGKVRHFGVSNHNPAQIQLLEKYINQKLVVNQVQFSIAHTPIIDSGISLNMGIDQAVNRDSSVLEYCRLNDITLQAWSPFQNGFFEGPFLGDKEKFGKLNEVIDRIASKYSVTNTAIAVAWITTHPANIQVVLGTTNIQRMKDASKGSEIKLTRQEWYDIYKAAGNMVP, encoded by the coding sequence ATGAAGTATCATACAATTGCTAATACTGACTTACACGTATCAAATTTAATTATGGGAAACATGCGTTTAACAGAGCTTTCTTTACAAGAAGCAGAGAAGCTAATCCGCACAGCGATGGAAGAAGAAATTAACTTTTTTGATCATGCTGATATTTACGGTCCTGATTATGTAGGGCAATGCGAAGAATATTTTGCAAACGCTATACAAATGAACCCAAGTCTTCGTGAAAAAATGGTGATTCAAAGCAAATGCGGCATTAACGCAGCGGAAAATTACTATGACTTTTCAAAGAAGCATATCATAGACTCTGTTAACGGCAGCTTAGAGCGTTTAAAAACAGATTACTTAGATCTTTTATTACTGCATCGTCCAGATCCACTAATGGACCCTGAAGAAGTAGCAGAAGCATTTAACGAACTGCAAAACAGCGGAAAGGTACGTCACTTTGGTGTATCGAATCACAACCCAGCGCAAATTCAGCTGCTTGAAAAATATATTAACCAAAAGCTTGTCGTAAACCAAGTGCAGTTCAGCATCGCACATACGCCAATCATTGATTCTGGTATTTCGTTAAACATGGGAATTGATCAAGCTGTTAACCGCGACAGCAGCGTGCTTGAATATTGCCGTTTGAACGATATCACGCTTCAAGCATGGTCGCCGTTCCAAAACGGATTTTTTGAAGGTCCTTTCCTAGGTGATAAAGAGAAATTTGGAAAGCTAAACGAAGTAATTGATCGCATCGCAAGTAAATATAGCGTGACGAATACAGCGATTGCCGTTGCGTGGATTACAACGCATCCTGCAAATATTCAAGTAGTACTTGGTACGACAAATATTCAGCGTATGAAAGATGCAAGCAAAGGTTCAGAAATCAAGTTAACACGCCAAGAATGGTACGATATTTATAAAGCCGCTGGCAACATGGTGCCTTAA
- a CDS encoding AraC family transcriptional regulator, translated as MPAAHFKIDENLKELTTHRTVELPVACYQTTISDHINGYIPLHWHDELQFVLVIKGNASFQINEKTVTVKQGYGLFINSECLHMAEDINKSGCVYICLNVSPHFLVPQELFTNYVYPYIHATNLSHLFISPKQAWGNNVLDSIHKIYTWIHKQPLHYEIEIASELSILWKNVILNGLQLKYNEKEMIKNQRMKQMLNWIHLHFAEKITLDDIAKAGQLSRSECCRYFKKMLKKSPLTYVLNYRIQQSLVMLQQAEANVTDVAYQVGFNSTSYFINQFRKEMKMTPLMYRKKKLHISSHH; from the coding sequence ATGCCAGCAGCCCATTTTAAAATTGATGAAAACTTAAAAGAGCTAACGACCCATCGCACCGTTGAGCTGCCAGTAGCATGTTATCAAACAACAATCAGTGATCACATAAACGGCTACATCCCTCTTCACTGGCATGATGAGCTTCAATTTGTATTGGTTATAAAAGGTAATGCGTCTTTTCAAATAAATGAAAAAACAGTGACTGTAAAACAAGGCTACGGACTGTTTATTAACAGCGAATGTCTTCATATGGCTGAAGACATAAACAAATCTGGCTGCGTGTACATTTGCTTAAATGTTTCTCCTCATTTTCTTGTGCCGCAAGAACTTTTCACAAATTACGTTTATCCCTACATTCATGCAACGAATCTATCACATTTATTCATCAGTCCAAAGCAAGCCTGGGGGAATAACGTGTTAGATTCTATACATAAGATATACACATGGATCCATAAGCAGCCGCTCCACTATGAAATAGAGATTGCCTCTGAACTCAGCATACTTTGGAAAAATGTAATTCTTAACGGGTTGCAGCTAAAATACAACGAAAAAGAAATGATCAAAAATCAGCGGATGAAGCAAATGCTGAATTGGATTCATTTGCACTTTGCTGAAAAGATTACGCTCGATGATATTGCCAAAGCGGGACAATTAAGCCGTTCTGAATGCTGTCGATATTTCAAGAAAATGTTAAAAAAATCGCCTTTGACCTATGTATTAAACTATCGAATTCAGCAAAGCTTAGTTATGCTGCAGCAAGCAGAAGCAAATGTGACGGACGTCGCCTATCAAGTAGGATTTAATAGTACAAGCTATTTTATTAATCAGTTTCGAAAAGAAATGAAGATGACTCCGCTCATGTATCGAAAAAAGAAGCTGCACATCTCATCACATCACTAA
- the yjcZ gene encoding sporulation protein YjcZ, giving the protein MGFYGGCGYGGYGYGGGGCGFGSGFALIIVLFILLIIIGCACWGGFGGC; this is encoded by the coding sequence ATGGGCTTCTATGGTGGCTGTGGTTATGGCGGTTACGGTTACGGCGGTGGCGGCTGCGGATTTGGCAGTGGCTTTGCTTTAATCATCGTATTATTCATTTTATTAATCATCATCGGCTGTGCTTGCTGGGGAGGATTTGGCGGTTGCTAA
- a CDS encoding gas vesicle protein, translating into MSLKQSMENKDIALIDILDVILDKGVAIKGDLIISIAGVDLVYLDLRVLISSVETLVQAKEGNRKPITSEQFDKQKEELLDATGQPSKWTNPLGSR; encoded by the coding sequence ATGTCTCTTAAACAATCTATGGAGAATAAAGATATTGCTCTTATTGATATTTTAGATGTCATTTTAGATAAAGGAGTCGCCATTAAAGGAGACTTAATCATTTCCATAGCCGGCGTCGATTTAGTGTATTTGGATTTGCGGGTGCTTATTTCTTCGGTTGAAACGCTGGTGCAAGCAAAAGAAGGAAATCGCAAACCCATCACTTCTGAACAATTTGATAAACAAAAGGAGGAATTACTGGATGCAACCGGTCAGCCAAGCAAATGGACGAATCCACTTGGATCCCGATAA
- the gvpU gene encoding gas vesicle accessory protein GvpU, whose translation MSTGPSFSTKDNTLEYFVKASNKHGFSLDISLNVNGAVISGTMISAKEYFDYLSETFEEGSEVAQALSEQFSLASEASESNGEAEAHFIHLKNTKIYCGDSKSTPSKGKIFWRGKIAEVDGFFLGKISDAKSTSKKSS comes from the coding sequence ATGAGTACAGGCCCTTCTTTTTCAACTAAAGACAATACGCTTGAATACTTTGTGAAAGCTTCTAATAAACACGGCTTTTCACTTGATATTTCATTAAATGTAAACGGCGCTGTGATTTCCGGTACCATGATTTCAGCAAAAGAATACTTTGATTACTTAAGCGAAACGTTTGAAGAAGGCAGTGAAGTGGCTCAGGCGCTAAGCGAACAATTCTCTTTAGCAAGCGAAGCGAGCGAATCAAACGGAGAAGCAGAAGCCCATTTTATTCATTTGAAAAATACAAAGATCTACTGTGGAGACAGTAAGTCTACTCCTTCAAAAGGAAAGATCTTTTGGAGAGGAAAAATAGCAGAAGTAGACGGATTCTTCTTAGGGAAGATTTCTGATGCAAAATCAACGAGTAAAAAGAGTTCATAA
- a CDS encoding gas vesicle protein GvpG: MLHKLVTAPINLVVKIGEKVQEEADKQLYDLPTIQQKLIQLQMMFELGEIPEEAFQEKEDELLMRYEIAKRREIEQWEELTKKRNEES, encoded by the coding sequence GTGCTTCACAAATTAGTAACCGCACCTATTAACCTTGTAGTGAAAATCGGCGAGAAAGTACAGGAAGAAGCTGATAAACAGCTATATGACCTTCCGACGATTCAGCAAAAACTCATTCAGCTTCAAATGATGTTTGAGCTTGGTGAAATTCCGGAAGAAGCGTTTCAAGAAAAAGAAGATGAATTGTTAATGAGGTACGAAATCGCGAAACGCAGAGAAATTGAACAATGGGAAGAGCTGACAAAAAAAAGAAATGAGGAATCCTAG
- a CDS encoding MerR family transcriptional regulator — MTYTISQVAKKLNVTIYTIRYYDKEGLFPFLDRTASGNRIFKEQDIEWIDLICCLKSTGMQIKDIRTLIENCTLENAVLDKSLQMLMDHKKAVQKEIEEIHHKLETIDYKIKHLPEMYERIVNKPSN, encoded by the coding sequence ATGACGTATACCATTTCACAAGTTGCGAAGAAATTGAACGTGACAATTTATACCATTCGCTATTATGATAAAGAAGGGCTTTTTCCATTTTTAGATCGTACAGCGTCAGGAAATCGTATTTTTAAAGAACAAGATATTGAATGGATTGATTTAATTTGCTGTTTAAAAAGCACGGGTATGCAAATCAAGGATATTCGAACGCTTATTGAAAACTGTACGCTTGAAAATGCCGTGCTTGATAAAAGTCTGCAAATGCTGATGGACCATAAAAAAGCGGTGCAAAAAGAAATCGAAGAAATCCATCACAAGCTTGAGACGATTGATTATAAAATTAAGCACCTGCCGGAAATGTACGAGCGAATTGTTAACAAGCCTTCAAACTAA
- the gvpJ gene encoding gas vesicle structural protein GvpA — MSIQKSTNSSSLAEVIDRILDKGIVIDAFARVSVVGIEILTIEARVVIASVDTWLRYAEAVGLLRDDVEENGLPERSNSSEGQPRFSI; from the coding sequence ATGTCTATTCAAAAAAGTACTAATAGTTCAAGTTTAGCAGAAGTAATTGACCGTATTTTAGATAAAGGAATTGTTATTGATGCTTTTGCAAGAGTGTCTGTTGTAGGGATTGAAATTTTAACAATTGAAGCGCGAGTGGTTATTGCCAGTGTTGATACATGGTTACGCTATGCAGAAGCAGTAGGGCTTCTTCGTGACGACGTAGAAGAAAACGGCCTTCCTGAACGTTCAAATTCAAGTGAAGGACAGCCGCGTTTTAGTATTTAA
- the gvpQ gene encoding gas vesicle protein GvpQ yields the protein MDKKDVEKAALKAGKKIVEHTPEPVKEKVEEKVKEKAKEKFVEKTEGKLQEKADEASEKLQETKEKNAQKVHGKGEDAKEKLQDVLLSVKDKLSDVKEAGEDFQEKVSSSDDKDKSKNKRKIKGVNQIKKATDIKSSTKIKSSNDIKSSTDLKTMGS from the coding sequence ATGGATAAAAAAGATGTGGAGAAAGCAGCCTTAAAAGCAGGAAAAAAAATAGTGGAGCACACGCCTGAACCTGTTAAGGAAAAAGTAGAAGAAAAGGTTAAAGAAAAAGCGAAAGAAAAGTTTGTCGAAAAAACCGAAGGGAAACTGCAGGAAAAAGCGGATGAAGCGTCAGAAAAACTGCAGGAAACGAAAGAAAAAAATGCCCAAAAGGTACACGGCAAAGGAGAAGACGCAAAAGAAAAGCTTCAAGACGTCTTATTATCAGTAAAAGATAAGCTTAGCGATGTGAAAGAAGCTGGAGAAGACTTTCAAGAAAAAGTTTCTTCTTCAGACGATAAAGATAAGTCAAAAAACAAGCGGAAAATAAAAGGCGTAAATCAGATTAAAAAAGCAACGGATATTAAAAGCTCTACTAAGATTAAAAGTTCCAATGATATTAAATCATCTACAGATTTAAAAACAATGGGATCATAA
- a CDS encoding DMT family transporter, protein MNDLSRKKGFFFVTTGAICWGMGGTVAQKLFQEFEISVDWLVSVRLLTAGFLLLMISCIKRNRSHVLGVWKNRKSAFQLVVFAIVGMLAVQYTYMASIKHGNAAVATLLQYLSPVMIIIYLLLRKQSIFTRQDVITVLLALGGCFFLLTNGSISQLSVPVSAVVWGVLSGVAAAFYTLYAVPLIKKYSSLVIVGWSMVIGGSVMSFIHPPWEASSLSPITWGYILFVIIFGTMLAFWFYVESLQSLLPKETSLLGSLEPLAAVITTVVWLKEPFGFYQWMGTACIIGLVLLLTRTKQVSSETTLSA, encoded by the coding sequence ATGAACGATCTCAGCAGAAAAAAAGGGTTCTTTTTTGTAACAACGGGAGCTATATGTTGGGGGATGGGAGGAACGGTTGCTCAAAAGCTTTTTCAAGAATTTGAAATCAGTGTAGACTGGCTTGTTTCAGTACGGCTGCTCACTGCGGGTTTTTTGCTGTTAATGATTTCATGTATAAAAAGGAATCGTTCTCACGTACTTGGAGTATGGAAGAACCGAAAGTCAGCTTTTCAGCTCGTCGTTTTTGCCATAGTTGGTATGCTTGCCGTTCAGTATACGTATATGGCTTCTATTAAGCACGGAAATGCAGCAGTAGCTACGCTGCTGCAGTATTTATCACCGGTGATGATTATCATTTATTTGCTTTTGCGCAAGCAGTCTATATTTACGCGACAAGACGTCATCACTGTTCTGCTGGCACTGGGGGGCTGCTTTTTTTTATTAACAAACGGCTCTATTTCTCAGCTGTCTGTTCCTGTATCTGCCGTTGTTTGGGGAGTGCTGTCAGGCGTAGCGGCTGCTTTTTATACGCTGTATGCAGTTCCGCTGATCAAAAAGTACAGTTCGCTTGTCATCGTTGGCTGGTCAATGGTAATTGGGGGAAGCGTAATGAGCTTTATTCATCCTCCTTGGGAAGCGTCAAGCTTATCACCAATAACCTGGGGATATATTTTATTTGTCATTATTTTTGGCACGATGCTTGCTTTTTGGTTTTATGTAGAAAGTCTGCAAAGTCTTTTACCTAAAGAAACGAGTTTGCTTGGAAGTTTAGAGCCTTTAGCCGCTGTTATCACAACCGTTGTTTGGCTGAAAGAGCCTTTTGGTTTTTATCAATGGATGGGCACAGCTTGTATTATTGGATTAGTTTTATTACTCACACGAACGAAACAAGTATCTTCTGAGACGACACTTTCAGCATAA
- the gvpJ gene encoding gas vesicle protein encodes MAVEHNMQSSTIVDVLEKILDKGVVIAGDITVGIADVELLTIKIRLIVASVDKAKEIGMDWWENDPYLSSKGANSKALEEENKMLHERLKTLEEKIETER; translated from the coding sequence ATGGCAGTCGAACATAATATGCAGTCAAGTACGATTGTAGATGTGCTCGAAAAGATTTTGGATAAAGGAGTCGTCATAGCGGGGGACATCACCGTAGGAATTGCAGATGTCGAGCTATTAACGATAAAGATCCGCTTGATTGTGGCTTCGGTTGATAAAGCAAAAGAAATCGGCATGGACTGGTGGGAAAATGATCCCTATCTCAGTTCAAAAGGAGCCAATAGTAAAGCGCTCGAAGAAGAAAATAAAATGCTGCATGAGCGGTTAAAAACGCTTGAAGAAAAAATAGAAACAGAACGTTAA